The region CCACATATCCACGGGGAAATAAGCCAGTGAGCGAGCCCCAACCAAGGGGGCTGGCGAACGGGAGCGGTCGGCGAGTGTCGAGCCGATTTTCCCGGTGGGTATGTAGATAACTGATACTTTAATTACGAATCTTTTCTTTATTATCCGTATTTTTACGATAAATTATCATGTTGATCTTATCGCCGGGAATTAAACCTACAATATCACCTTTCCTGAAAAACAGCGTTTTTGGTGTATGAAGTATTATTTTTACATCCTCACCAAATCTTGCTGATTGGTGATATATTGTTGCTGGAATATTCCCTCCAACTGAAAATTCCTGTAAACCAATAGAAAATATTCGTGAAGCAAAATTATTTGGCATGACACATACACCTGAAACGAAGATGATCAGCATACCATGCAGAAATATTTTGCTTGAAGTTTTTGCAGTCAGATGAACAATAGCATGAATTACTATATAAAGACTTGTTGCGAATATTAATATGCTGTATTCCCAATCCACCTCTTTTCCAGCGATAAAAGATATTGATAATATAGTTATGAAGAATAAATTAAATATAAAGACAGCGATTACATTTGATTTCCCCATGTTGTATTTTTTTTCTTCCTTTGGTTTTTTTCTCTCTTTGATATAAAGATGTAATGGTATTAAGAATGAGGTGAAAGACATTGAGAATGCCACTAGAAATATTATTGATATTAATATAAATAATTTATTTGAAAGATATAATTCGTTTATCAATTCGTAGCTTAATATTTTATTCTCTCTCATGAAATTTATTAGCAATATATAAGATATTATTGGTAGCGTTATTAAGTGTGATGCCAGCATAGCGACTAATGAGCTAATGGCTCTTTTTAGTGTTCCTGTTGATATATTCATTTTTTTAGCAAAGCGAGCCAGCATTCTTTCATATCTTACTGAGATATATCTACACATATTGGGGGCGACAACGCGGTCCATCTGAAGATCTCCTGTTGATCTCATTAACTAATCGGATCTACTATACACACGTTGTACCGTTGCTCGAATGCAACATGCCAATGTCCTGGTGATCAGAGAGGGACGCCTTCGGGTGATCACATTGCCAATGTCATCATGACCTGAGAGATGACGCCTTCGGGCGGTAAACCTGTTTAACCTTTGAAAACAGGGGCCGGTAACGGTTAAGGCTCACTTCAAACTTTACGTCTTGCGATATGCAGGCGCTTCTTTAGCAGACTTCTTGACGTCTGCGTACTAACGTCATTACGCCTTCAAGGCTTATCTTGCTTTGCTTACTAGCTGCGAACTTTACGGCTCGTGGGTATGCCAATTGGAACATTTGGCATCTTCCACGTCCGGATTGAGAGCAGAAGTATGCGCGCGTCACTTGTGTATGAGCATCGCGAATACCAAGTGACGCGCGGGCGCGTAATCGGGCAGAGCTTACGCACTGCCCGATAGACGGTTTCTATACCATCTGACCAACACGTGTAACGGTTTTACGGACGTATAAACGTCGAATAACTGTTCGTGGTCATTCATTCAACAACCAATCCGAGTGTATGAAGGACATCATCATGAGGACATTTCAGTTAGTTAATAGGAGGTAATCAGCACGACATCGATGGCGACACCAGTAATTCTGGTGTGTGGAGATAGGCTGACGAAAGTCAGGCCAGCATAAGCTGCGAATGGGTAACACCCATGGTATCTCGTATGAGTTCAACATTTCGCCCACCCGATGCACAGATGTCTGCTGAGACGCATGAAGCGCAAAACCAAACCGTGCCATCGGGATGAAATGTTTCAGGGAATTTGTAGTTAGGTGTTCCCGGTGAGTCAGGTATTCCGTTCACACGGACGGAATACCTGACTCACCTCATTAGAATAGGAGTGCTAAATGGTCAAATTAAATAAAAGCTTGGTAACTCTGGCTCGGCATGGAGGCGGAAGTTTCAAGACCGTTCATGACCGTATGAAAATTGCAGATCGCGTTGCAGATAGGTTGAGAAGCCTAAATATTCAAATTCGTGATGCTAAAAATATCAAACCAAAACACGTCGAGATGTATATAAAGAGTCGACGTCTTGAAAATATATCCATACGGACTCTGCAAAATGAGATGTCTGCGATACGCTGTATCTTACGTGCGTGTGGTAAAACGATTATGGCTAACCCTGAACATGAAACGTTAAATAACCGGTCGTTAGGTATTTCTGGGGCCAGCAGAGAAGGGACGAAAGTTGCCATTCCTGATAGCGTATACGAATGTGTCTTGGAAAAAGTTAAAATTGTCGATCAAGGTGCAGCTGCTGCGATGGAACTATCACGACTTCTTGGTTTACGTAATGAAGAGACCATTCAATCTGTTAAATCACTTAAAACATGGCAGAAGGCTTTACAAAATGGTGATGAAAAAGTGCGTGTGGTTTTTGGAACGAAGGGAGGAAGACCTAGAGATACTACTATTCTCGATAGAGAAAAGTTAATAATTGCAGTAAACAACGCAATAAGTATATCTGGTAAGAATAATGATCGCTTGATTGATAGCCCTGCATTGCATTTAGCTATTGAAAAATACCGTAACATTGTAAGGAGCGCCGGGCTTGTTGGTAAATACGCACCTCATAGTCTTCGATATGCGTATACTACCGATGTTACCAATCTTCATATTAAAAATGGCTTTAGCCAAAAGGAGGCTGAAGCATTAGCTTCTATGGATCTGGGTCATGGAGATGGTAGGGGGCATTATGTTGCTCGCGTTTATAACAAAGCTGACCAAGAATAATTCTAGTCCATATTAATTTAGGAAATTAACCTTATGAAAAGTGATGAGAGTAATAATACACATCACCAAGTCATGTCTATGTATGTAATCGATATATATGTTAATTGCCCACGATGTGGGGAGAGGCAAGACGGATTCGTTGGTAATCCTGCAGGAGCTTCATTTAAGTGTGACGACTGTGGGGAGACTTACTCTATAGATAAAGATGCTAATGTAAGTTTTCGGTAATAGCGCTTTGATATTTTACCTGGCTAGAGAGTTGTAGGGCTTGTCGGCGTTGAAGATTTTGTGTACGATTATTTTGCAAACCGTTGTCTCTGACAACTGCCAATGTTCCAGTGATTTGAGAGGAACGCCTTCGGGTAATCACATGCCAATGCCATCATTAGCCTGGGAGATGGCGCTTTCGAGCGGCAACGAAAATCTGTTTAACCTTTGAAAACAGAGACCGAACATTATCGGTTAAGGCTCACTTCACAAAACTGGCTTTCTGCCATCCACCCGTGCGGGGAAGATTTCTTCCCGCGTGGGCAGAAATGTTCTCCGTTTTTCATTTGGAGAACATGATGCAAACTTTAGCTACCCAACGTTTAGTTGTTTTTGGTAAAGCAGCATCTGCTTTACTGAAGCGACACTTTCTTAAACGCTCTTCGGCATCCGCTGAATCCAATTGGATTAAGGGGCAGGCGTTTATCAATCGATCTCGAAACATGAGTTTTCTGGCTCAGGCTGAACGGGATACTGACGGTTTTTGGTATTATCGCATTTGTGCGCGTACTGGAACTGGCTCAGGTAACTATCGATTTGAACATTTAAATACACCACGGGAAGCTTTTATTAACTGGCGGCAGGCTTTAAAAGCTGGTGAATATCTTGCTCAGCAGCTCGCAACGCTGCGTTACCGCTTCCAGTGACTTAGAGCGTACCCACACGGGGATTTATCCCCACGTGGAGATAAATCCCTTTTCGTTTTGAACCGAAAAAAGGATTTATCGATGCACGATTTCAACACGAAACCTTTTGTCTCGCGCTTGGCGATCCTGCGGCGTGATGATGAATTTTTACAACGCTCTACAACAGACCTCATTAGGATTGTCTCTGATATTGAGTCTGTATTGATGGAAGCGACTGCGCTGATACGTCTTGAGTCTGAACTGATGACAGCTGCTTCGTTCATGCGTATCAGAATTGATGACATGATCGAGTGGGACGATTTAGCGTGTATGACTCCTTACGAAAAAAGCATAGCGTGGGTTGCACGGCAGGCCGGTGAAATTATCAACCTGGAACTGCTACCGCGTACTTTTTTTGACAAATACTTCGCAGATATTCTTGAGCTCGGCCTTTCTGTTAATGCTGCCATGTGGCAGCACTATTTTAATAAAGGCCTGAAGGATGCTGCCCGTGTTCAT is a window of Pectobacterium punjabense DNA encoding:
- a CDS encoding integrase domain-containing protein; translation: MVKLNKSLVTLARHGGGSFKTVHDRMKIADRVADRLRSLNIQIRDAKNIKPKHVEMYIKSRRLENISIRTLQNEMSAIRCILRACGKTIMANPEHETLNNRSLGISGASREGTKVAIPDSVYECVLEKVKIVDQGAAAAMELSRLLGLRNEETIQSVKSLKTWQKALQNGDEKVRVVFGTKGGRPRDTTILDREKLIIAVNNAISISGKNNDRLIDSPALHLAIEKYRNIVRSAGLVGKYAPHSLRYAYTTDVTNLHIKNGFSQKEAEALASMDLGHGDGRGHYVARVYNKADQE